One Coffea eugenioides isolate CCC68of chromosome 2, Ceug_1.0, whole genome shotgun sequence genomic window, CAGAAATTCACAATAGCTTCTATGCTTGATGTTGTTGTCAgcaatatatttatatagtaAATGAATTTCACTCAACATATGAAATAACTAGCATCAGTAAGCAAGATGCATACAGCAAGTAATGAATCCCTAAAAGTGAAAAAGATGAGCCAAAAAGTGAGTGTTCTAAGGGCAGATTATCAGGATATTAGTGACTTCCTGCTATTTCTCATGGCTTTCATCTTAAGTGGACTCCATATTAACTGCTTCTTCTGTAGTGCAACAACTGTTGGATGCTTAGGCCTCCACGAACCAGCTTGTGATGGGGGGCTACCAACAAACTTACTGCTTCGAGGATTAATTGGTGTTTCCTCCATTGCACCAGATGTTCCCCTCAATTGCTGTAGCGGAGACTGCACTTTTGTTGTACGCCATACTCTTTGAGGATCCCAAACAAATGATTGCCGACCCACCACACGGTCAGTCCTCAATCGTGCACTGGACCTATTCAAGGGAGTTGTTGTTGTGTTTAAATTTGGTTCAGGGTGAAAGGTTGCAATTGAAGCCCGTCTTTTGGGCTGAAGAACCTGTTTGGCAGCTGCATTAGGCCTCACTGCAATGGATAAGCGTTTTGCCTTTGACTTGCATGTTTCCATCAATGGTCTCGACAAATTTTCCTTGTCATATTTGGGACGTGGAATCATAGAATTCCTCGTTCTGAATGTAGGAACAGGAGATGGTGGCGGCACATTGGTGATTCTTCTAAGTGGTAACCTCATTTTTGATGGAGCCAAAGGTGGTTTTTTCTCAGTTATAGTCCTCATTGATTGGCCTAGAGAAGATAAGGCCGAGGACTGAGCAGAGACAGCAGACAAAGCTCTACTTTCCTGCTTCAGTCGAGTCTTTCTTTCCTCTGCTAATTGGTTCTCCAGATCTCGTACCTGTTGATTGTTTCAAGTGTTTTGACTCTTTAATAATACttaggaaaaataaaaggcTAAATTGCTTTGGAAAAAAATGAGGCAATATTATACTGGACTCTCCAAAGTATATAATGgcaaagcaagaaagaaaagaaagacaacTGGTATGCAACTGTTACCTTTTCTTGAAGATTTCTACAGATATGTTCTCTGGCAGAAAGCCTTAGTTGTAGAGACTGCAAACTATCCtgcaatttctttgtttccttCTCGTCATGCTTTACTTTTTCTGCCTGTTCATGTGTAAACTATCTCAGTTGCAACGAATGTGGAAAATGTAAAGATGGTTCTCAATTATATTGCCCGTGCTACATACCAATTGTTTATATTTGAAAAGCTCGCCAACATCTGCCTGTTTCCGAGCAGGTCCATGCTCAACTCCTCGGACACGACTTGCAAAGTTCAGTGAGCAAAGGGTTTCACCAAAATCGGCAGAATTTGGGCTAATTTGGACAAACATCAGGGTCTTGCAATCCCCTCCTACATTCAAATCAAACTGATGTTACTCATGGTTGAAGAATCAACACAAATTTCATTCTACTGCAGAAAACTCTATATAGAATGATAACCCAACTGGTTATTCAACTGCTTCTAACTGCAGTTACttccatttttcactttttgtttCTGCTTAAGCAATCAAATGAGTTCCCATGTGTGTCACACTACTATCATTGATAGATACTGGCCTAAATCAGGACATAGATAGATTGCCATTGAACCAGCTTACCTAAGGAGCTCTGCAGCATATGAGTCAGTTTCGAGTTCCTGGTTTATAAATACACAAGAAAGAAGAGCGGTTAGACAAAATCAACACCACggacaaagaaatagacaagCAAACTATCAAAGGACACATGCACACACacaaacagagagagagagagagagagatgccTGTATGGAATATGGGTCGTCTTAGAGGCAAGAGCAGATATAACATCTCCAAGGGCTGACAAGGACTTGTTTATAAACTGAGATTCCTTCAACCTTTCACCTTCAACTTCAATCCTTCCAACTCGTTCACTTCCTGCTAAGTCCACTAGCCAAAGATGGCTCCTTGTCCTCTGCCCATTTAATATGTTCTCCCCCACAACAGTTACTCGTACCAAGCTACAACAAAGCAGGTTATAAAAACAAGTGATAAGTAGTTCTCCTGAGAAACAAGCACGTACATGATCAGATGTTGTGACACCCAACTTTGGAAATGTTTTATCCCAATCCAGCAACATATGAAgagtgaaagaaaaaagaaatcatgTTTCTTTTAAGAGTTCAAGAATACCAGTGAGAGCGGCTGCTAAGTTCATTTGCATTCGTTGATCCCACAGATCTAGCTCGGCTCCCAGACTTGAGGAGTTCCCACACTTCATCTGTACTGTGAACATGAGTTTCAACCAACCCTGGTACTTCCTGAGTTCCCTCTGCTGATTGTTTTATCTCCAATCTGTAGTTCAATATTCACAGGATTAGGCCTTGTACAATGATTTATATTTGGCATACTAATATTAGTCAAGGAAATGCTGAGTAAGTAACCTGCATACCCGGATACATCTTACAAAAGAGGGAATATAGGGATAGAAGAGTAGACGATTTAAATCTCACAGAATGGAAAAGAGTGACAGTAATACGATGCATATCAATTATTATCTAGCTGAGTAGTTAGTTATTAGGTTCTGAAAGCTAAAATCACCACGTCAGTTACTTCTCATTATTTAAACCTTATTGTctctaaataaaataaaaaaaaaaagagagagagccACAGACAGgaataaaagagaaaagcatGTAATAGGATAAGCTCCCTATACCACCTATGCAATTAGGTAAAATCAGCTGCAAAAGCAGGTCTTGGCCAAGCAAagtgaaaagaagaaaatgaaacttGCTCGTTATTCATTTAGAAGCACCAGGCATCATAAATCCACCAGAATCTGAGATCAAAAGAAGTAAATGTGTTTTCCACTAGGCCGGATTAACATGTTCCAAGACTTTCCCTTGCACATTTATGCCAATATTCAATATTCATTTAGAAATTCCTGGGATCATAAATCCACCAGAATCTGAGGTCGAAGGAAGTAAAGTGTGTTTTCAACTAGGCCCATTATCACTTTTCAAATCTTCCAATGTCTCTCCCTCACACATTTATACCAATATGTACTGTGGTCCTTGCATTTGGTTTATCGATCTTGCATCAACATAAATACAACGTGTATCAAAACTCTGTAACTTGATACAAGTAAGAGAAGATAAATAGTCAGGTTTCGGTAAATCTTGTGGCACACGAGCATATGTGAGCCCTCAAAGCAGAAAAGCCACCTAAACTCTCACATAGTGCAGGACGTATTCACTCTTCTAATTGAATTACTGATCTAACATAAGTATGGACGTAAGACTTTCAGGGTAAAACTATAAGAATAACTGAAGCATTTACTGCAAATCAAGTGACTGCCGTGGAAACTGTAAGTACAAATATCTCATAGGATAGAAATGGCCTAGCATATAAATGATTAAGATCATACTCTGTAGTTCTGGAAGTAGAACCCC contains:
- the LOC113762347 gene encoding kinesin-like protein KIN-14S — protein: MDDQPLEMLCYNFDCAVTVSGDNCKNSSAGGIQKVEQTSDVAEDSKESVGVSNESNDDTEETSSSEQQTLPVFQKIQDLSSKVQHLREEHAVLCNEVKGITANSFPGSEVSTALQSLSMENEILKKQYHEECELLKKKYLEEYNERKRLYNEVIELKGNIRVFCRCRPLNAEEISNGSTAVVDFDSTQENELQIISSDSSRKHFKFDHVFKPEDSQEVVFLQTMPIVTSVLDGYNVCIFAYGQTGTGKTFTMEGTPENRGVNYRTLEELFKVSKERSSFMKYELFVSMLEVYNEKIRDLLIESSNQPAKKLEIKQSAEGTQEVPGLVETHVHSTDEVWELLKSGSRARSVGSTNANELSSRSHCLVRVTVVGENILNGQRTRSHLWLVDLAGSERVGRIEVEGERLKESQFINKSLSALGDVISALASKTTHIPYRNSKLTHMLQSSLGGDCKTLMFVQISPNSADFGETLCSLNFASRVRGVEHGPARKQADVGELFKYKQLAEKVKHDEKETKKLQDSLQSLQLRLSAREHICRNLQEKVRDLENQLAEERKTRLKQESRALSAVSAQSSALSSLGQSMRTITEKKPPLAPSKMRLPLRRITNVPPPSPVPTFRTRNSMIPRPKYDKENLSRPLMETCKSKAKRLSIAVRPNAAAKQVLQPKRRASIATFHPEPNLNTTTTPLNRSSARLRTDRVVGRQSFVWDPQRVWRTTKVQSPLQQLRGTSGAMEETPINPRSSKFVGSPPSQAGSWRPKHPTVVALQKKQLIWSPLKMKAMRNSRKSLIS